One window of the Fusobacterium perfoetens genome contains the following:
- the dprA gene encoding DNA-processing protein DprA — MEWYRLKAAGIKDSIIGRLMKELENYQDIFLLDRNQLKKYFKIDDETVNIIYESRNADFSEEFKKLEKLNIKVISMKDEKYPERLKQIAQPPVFLYYRGDISLAGKEKIIAVVGTRKPTVYGKNSCERIVDELTEGDVTTISGLALGIDTVCHKRTLQKGGKTIAVVGSGLDVVYPYENKKYWEEIGEKGLLLSEFPPETPPNAYNFPRRNRIIAGLSRGVAVIESKSKGGSLITAYLALEEGRDVFAVPGDIFSPASEGTNELIKKSEAKLITSGKDILDEFGWNILNEEKEEKLCKFSMTEEEYKIYEILNVEKNLDEIILESGIKAGNLLALLMEMEIKGIVSSISGGKYRRKK; from the coding sequence CTTAAAGCTGCCGGAATAAAAGACAGTATTATAGGAAGACTTATGAAAGAACTGGAAAATTATCAGGATATTTTTTTGCTTGATAGAAATCAGCTGAAAAAATATTTTAAGATAGATGATGAGACAGTTAATATTATATATGAGTCAAGAAATGCAGATTTTTCAGAAGAATTTAAAAAACTTGAAAAATTAAATATAAAAGTTATTTCTATGAAAGATGAAAAATATCCAGAAAGATTAAAACAAATTGCACAGCCTCCAGTCTTTCTTTATTACAGAGGAGATATATCTCTTGCAGGAAAAGAAAAGATAATAGCTGTTGTAGGTACAAGAAAACCTACTGTATATGGAAAAAATTCTTGTGAAAGAATAGTAGATGAACTTACAGAAGGAGATGTTACAACAATAAGTGGGCTTGCTCTTGGAATTGATACTGTTTGTCATAAAAGAACTCTTCAAAAAGGAGGAAAAACAATAGCTGTTGTAGGTTCAGGACTTGATGTTGTATATCCTTATGAGAATAAAAAATATTGGGAAGAAATTGGAGAAAAAGGACTTCTTCTTTCTGAATTCCCTCCTGAAACCCCTCCCAATGCTTATAATTTTCCAAGAAGAAACAGAATAATTGCAGGACTTTCAAGAGGGGTTGCCGTTATAGAAAGTAAATCAAAGGGAGGAAGTCTTATTACAGCTTATCTTGCTTTAGAAGAGGGAAGAGATGTATTTGCAGTTCCAGGGGATATTTTTTCTCCTGCTTCAGAAGGAACAAATGAACTTATAAAAAAATCAGAAGCAAAGCTTATAACTTCTGGAAAAGATATTCTTGATGAATTTGGATGGAATATTTTAAATGAAGAAAAAGAGGAAAAATTGTGTAAATTTTCTATGACAGAAGAAGAATATAAAATTTATGAAATTTTAAATGTTGAAAAAAACCTTGATGAAATAATTTTAGAAAGCGGAATAAAAGCTGGAAATTTACTGGCACTCCTTATGGAAATGGAGATTAAAGGAATTGTTTCAAGTATCTCAGGGGGAAAATATAGAAGAAAAAAGTGA